The following coding sequences lie in one Chanos chanos chromosome 4, fChaCha1.1, whole genome shotgun sequence genomic window:
- the ccdc28b gene encoding coiled-coil domain-containing protein 28B, giving the protein MEDKRKKRSPKVSLPQPPPPPINPRKLSVLPASKSATFSLGLPQPPSPKPRNKYKRPHKEKPKAPQPAGPSKVSQSSPLQHSFLTDVSDVREMEGGLLNLLNDFHSGKLQAFGKVCSFEQLEHVREMQEKLARLHFSLDSHVEELSEDQRKSASDRNLEHLLCNLEELSSSIQKLHLAENQDLPKTSGP; this is encoded by the exons ATGGAGgataagaggaagaagagaagcCCCAAAGTGTCCCTCCCccagccccctcctccccccatcAACCCACGCAAACTCTCAGTCCTTCCTGCCAGTAAGAGTGCCACGTTCTCCCTCGGCCTGCCCCAACCTCCCTCCCCGAAACCCCGCAACAAATACAAGAG ACCCCATAAAGAGAAGCCTAAAGCACCACAACCAGCTGGGCCCAGCAAGGTATCCCAGTCCTCCCCTCTGCAACACTCTTTTCTCACCGACGTGTCtgatgtgagagagatggaagggggCCTGCTCAACCTTTTAAATGACTTCCACTCCGGCAAACTGCAAGCCTTTG GTAAAGTGTGTTCATTTGAGCAACTGGAACACGTGAGGGAGATGCAGGAGAAACTGGCTCGCCTCCACTTCAGTCTGGATAGTCACGTGGAGGAGCTCTCCGAGGACCAGAGGAAGAGCGCCTCCGACCGCAACCTGGAACACCTGCTGTGTAAT CTTGAAGAACTGAGCAGCTCAAT ACAAAAATTGCATCTGGCAGAGAACCAGGATCTCCCTAAGACATCTGGCCCCTGA
- the iqcc gene encoding IQ domain-containing protein C, whose protein sequence is MEGQELLRRITGFQGCARGYLVRKEMRSVQVEFEDIVREIDGDVDHLEWRGSFLPIPHFHDDDYDNPLQTILKVQSKGKAERPVMLEEPNGESDVCQPVTEVLVPERDETQNTIPANVSREPSCPVGADREKEESMLGEEGMTDTSSAWSSVDMSYSSLVLKGSQIRSLARDVAHTPEALQLHRKSLAMELLWLQQAIASRKKYLTLKQKLQTSE, encoded by the exons ATGGAGGGACAAGAGTTGCTCAGGAGGATAACGGGGTTTCAG GGATGTGCCCGTGGGTATTTGGTAAGGAAGGAGATGAGGAGTGTCCAGGTGGAGTTTGAGGACATTGTGAGAGAAATAGATGGAGACGTGGATCATCTTGAGTGGAGGGGCAGTTTCCTTCCCATACCCCATTTTCACGatgat GATTACGACAATCCATTACAGACCATTCTAAAAGTTCAATCAAAGGGCAAAGCTGAGAGGCCAGTGATGCTGGAGGAGCCgaatggagagagtgatgtaTGCCAACCAGTTACTGAAGTCCTGGTGcctgagagagatgaaacacagaATACCATACCGGCGAACGTCTCGAGAGAGCCTTCCTGTCCAGTaggggcagacagagaaaaggaagagagcaTGTTGGGTGAGGAGGGCATGACTGACACATCCTCTGCTTGGAGCAGCGTGGACATGAGCTACAGCAGCCTGGTTCTAAAAG GGTCTCAAATACGTTCACTTGCCAGAGATGTAGCCCACACTCCTGAAGCCCTGCAGCTGCACAGAAAAAGTTTAGCCATGGAGTTACTCTGGCTCCAACAAGCCATTGCCAGCAGGAAGAAA tatctaacactgaaacagaaactgCAGACTTCAGAGTGA